The following DNA comes from Terriglobia bacterium.
GCCAGGAGCAGAAATCCCACTGGCTTCCCCGATTGCAGTCCGGACAGGCCATCGGGTGCTTCGGTCTGACTGAACCGGATTTCGGTTCGAACCCCTCCGGCATGCGTACCCGGGCGAGAAAGAACGGCGATGGTTATGTTCTGAACGGAGAGAAGCTGTGGATCACGAGCGGCAGCATTGCCGACGTGGCCCTGGTCTGGGCTAAAGTCGATGATGAAGAAGACGAAATCTCCGGATTCCTTGTGGAAAAGAATCGCCCCGGCTTCTCAGCTTACGACATTCACGGGAAATTCTCGCTGCGCGCGAGTGTGACCAGCGGCTTGTTATTACAAGACTGCCGGATTCCGGCCGAAAACCGCCTGCCTCACGCCCGAGGCCTGAAGGCCCCGCTCTCGTGTCTCTCCGCCGCGCGTTATGGAATTGCCTGGGGAGCCCTCGGGGCAGCGATGGATTGCTATGACACGGCGCTGCGGTACGCCCTGGGCCGGAAACAGTTTGCCGACAAACCCATTGCCAGCCATCAACTCGTCCAGGAGAAATTGGTGTGGATGATCTCGGAAATCACAAAGGGCCAATTGCTGGCGCTTCAACTGGGACGGCTGAAGGACCGGGGTCGCGCCGACTTCGCCCATGTCTCCATGGCCAAAAGAAACAATGTCTGGATGGCATTGGAATGTGCCCGGCGCGCCCGCGAGATTCTGGGCGCCCAGGGGATTGCGGATGAGTATCCAATCTTCCGTCACATGGCAAACCTGGAATCCGTTTACACGTACGAAGGCACACACGACATCCATACCCTCATCATCGGTCAGAGGATCACTGGGATTCCGGCGTATGAGTGAACCAGCCGGAAGGATGAATATGGAAAAGAAGGAACGAGTCGAGGTCATCCTCAAACGGCTCGACCAACACTATCCGGCGCCGGAATGCGCCTTGTTGCACCGGAACCCCTTCCAGTTGCTCGTGGCAACAATCCTTTCTGCCCAATGCACCGATGAGCGTGTGAACATGGTCACGGAAACCCTGTTCAAGAGGTACCGCACTCCAGTCGATTTTGCCCGCGTTCGTCAGTCCAGTCTCGAAAGAGAAATCCGATCGACCGGATTTTTCCGTAACAAGGCGAAAAACATCCGCGCTGCATCCAGGATCCTCCTTGACCAATTCAACGGTACAGTGCCCAAAACGATGGAGGAGTTGTTAACCCTGCCGGGAGTGGCCCGGAAGACTGCCAATGTGGTCTTGGGGACGGCTTACGGGATCGCCTGTGGCGTGGTCGTGGACACTCATGTGGGTCGACTCTCGGGGCGCCTGGGGCTGACACGGCAAAAGGATCCCAAGAAGATCGAGCGGGATTTAATGAAGATCATTCCGCGTGATCGCTGGATCGCTTTTTCACATCAATTGATCTGGCATGGGCGCAGGATTTGCCAGGCGAGGAAACCCAAGTGTTTGATATGTCCGCTGCTGGATGTGTGCCCGACGGGTCAAAAGGAGGCCATTGTTCGCGGGGCGGGAGGTCAGGGCGGGGCTTAAAGCCGAAAATTGGGACTTTGCAGGCGCCGGATCTCGCGAACCGCACAGTTCCCAATGAAGGAGCCGGCGGTCAACTTAGTTCCGTTCCCCGCAGCCTGCGGAGACGATCTTCCCCATACGGGACCAGCGTGTGCGAGTGAAGAAGTGCACCAGAATGTCCACATCCCCCCCGATCCGATCTGAAATATCGGTTGCCGTCCAGACGTCGGTCGGGGCATCGAAGGACCAGTAGACAAAGATCGGTTCACCCACCATGTTTTCTTTTGGAACAAATCCCCAGTAGCGGCTATCCAGGGACTCATCGCGGTTATCACCCATGGCAAAGTAATGATCAGCCGGGACTGTCACCGGGCCAAAGTTGTCGCGAATTCGAGCTTCACGGGGAATCCATTCGCTGTCAGGGTAAATCTGAGAGTCCCGGTGAATGACGCATGGCTCCTGGACCAGGTTCCCGTTTACAAATAATTGCTTTTGTTTTACCTGGATGGTATCGCCCGGCATCCCAATAAGCCTTTTGACGAATACAATGTTGGGGTCCACGGGGTAGCGGAACGCGATGACATCACCACGCTTATAGTGCTTGATCGCCGGCAGGTGGACATCCGTAAACGGGATCTGCGGACCGTACAAAATTTTATCCAGGAAAAGATGATCCCCGATCAGGATCGTATTCTGCATGGAGCCGGTGGGTACCACCGTGGCCTCAACCACAACTGCCCGGATCAACAGGACAGCGGCAAGCACCATCGCCAACGATTTGATATTCTCCCAAATCGACTCCATCCAGCCGGTCTTCTTCTTTAGCTCCAGCTCCTTGCTCACGGTGGCTGCCTTTTCCTTCATGCTCTCTCCTTGGCGATCATCCCCTGATGAATGTTCCGCTTGAGATTGTCTTTATACCAAACTTTGTCGTGCCCGTAAATCCTTGAGATGCGCGCTCCGGGTTGGATGCATCCGAAGGGGGCTTTCGCGCAACGAGTTCTCTTGCGGCTAACGACGTCTTTTGCCCGTAATCAGCAACGCCCCGATCGCCCGGTACTGTTTAAGGTCCTCCGGCGTGTTCAAACCCCACCCCGGCTTGAATTCAGCTTCATTCACCGGGGTCGAATCAGGGACCAAAATCGTCTCGGTTTCTTCAAATCCCGCGTCGTGAAACATCCGTTCGTACTCGGCCCTTCCCAACAAATGAGCTTTCACTTTCAATAGCTTCACCCACATGTGGGTATACGGATTTTCCAGGAACAAGTTCACGACGCAAAAAAACTTCCCTCCTGCCCTCAGGACCCGGAAGATCTCTCGAACGGCAAGCCCTGGATCGGGAGAGTAATAAAGCGCCTCGCAAGAGAAGGCCTTGTCAAACTCGCCGTCCCGAACCGGTAGGGCTTCGGCACTGGCCACCAGAAAATTTAAATGCTCTGGATTGGCCGGATGATTCGTCGCCCGCTGGATCATGCCACTGGAGATATCGATTCCGACGACTGCGCCCTGCGGAGCCATCTTTGCCATGCGCCGGGAGGCCCAACCAATCCCACATCCAAGATCCAACACCCGGTCACCGGGAGCCAGTTGCATTCGATCAATTGTACCCTGGGCGATTTGATTGTGATGGTCTTCCATCTCCTCCCCGCGGCCCGCCGCCGCCCATTCGTCAAACTCAATCTGCAGTTGTTTGCAGGGCGAAGGTGCAGATCCGACAAATTCGCGCAGGACCTCTGCAATCGAAGTGACATGCTGGTCGAGGAAAATACGACGCGCCCTTTCACGGAGACTCCTCCGAAGGGCTTGATCCCTGACGAGTCGAGTGGCCTGGATCGGAAATGATTCCAGCGTGGGGGCCGCCAGCCCGACTCCCCATTGCTCGACCAACTCACAATGCCTGACTTCGGAACCGGGCAACGGGAGAGCAGCCAATAAAGGTAAACCCGCCGCCATCGCCTCGGTCACGGTCACTCCCCCCGGCTTCGAAATCAGGAGATCGTGTGAATGAAAGAGCCGTGGCATCTCCTGGGTCCAACCTTGAATGATCAGCTGAATGTTCTTGAGTGAGGTAATTCTTTCTAAAGTACGCTCGAGCTTCTGATTCCTCCCCACGAGCACGGTCACCTCGACTGGACTCCCGATCTCATCCAATGCTCTCAGGAGATCGTTGACCTTAAGGAGTCCTTCGCCGCCCCCCGCCAAAAGGATTTTCAGCCTGGCGGGGCGGCCCGTCTCTTCTTGCATGCCCGCTCGCTGCGGAGACGGCGCGAAGAATTGTTCGTCGACAGGGATGCCGGTCACTCTTATCTTCTCGGCGGGAGCACCCAAGGCCGAAAGTTCGGTGCGAACCTCATCGGACCCGGCGCAGTAAACGTCCACTTCATTCCGGATCCAGGCCCGATCGGCATCATAGTCGGTAAGAACTGCCATCAGCGGAGTATCGGGAAAATATCGGCCCTTCAAAATCGAAGCAATCTCATTGACGCCGACTTCCGAAGTGATGATCGCCTTAATGTTCCATCCCTTGATTTGGCAGTGGAGCCGATCGGCCGTTGATTCGAGCAATCGCGGAGGAAAGGTGTGCGATTGTTTTCTCTGAACTCCTTCAATCCATCGCCACAGGGAAGGAACATACTTCAAGACCAGGAGGTACAAATCCACGTAGATCCAGCGGATCCAATATGGCATGCACGGGGTCACATCCACCACCGTAGCCTTCCACTGGGGAAAATTCTTTTCGCAGGTCTTTGCCACGGCCTCTGCAACCCGACGATGCCCGGCGCCGAATTGAATCGTCAGGATGAGAATCGTTTTCTGCTCCATAGGCTCCCGGCGAGGTGGTTCATTAGCGACTGCGAACTAATACAAACATTTAAAATAGAGTTACATGGGGTATTTGGAGAATCCTCACGGTAGGGGCGTCCGCCGTGGCGGACTATGCGCCCCTACGTTGAATCATGCGCGGTCTTGCA
Coding sequences within:
- the lepB gene encoding signal peptidase I; protein product: MKEKAATVSKELELKKKTGWMESIWENIKSLAMVLAAVLLIRAVVVEATVVPTGSMQNTILIGDHLFLDKILYGPQIPFTDVHLPAIKHYKRGDVIAFRYPVDPNIVFVKRLIGMPGDTIQVKQKQLFVNGNLVQEPCVIHRDSQIYPDSEWIPREARIRDNFGPVTVPADHYFAMGDNRDESLDSRYWGFVPKENMVGEPIFVYWSFDAPTDVWTATDISDRIGGDVDILVHFFTRTRWSRMGKIVSAGCGERN
- the nth gene encoding endonuclease III; amino-acid sequence: MEKKERVEVILKRLDQHYPAPECALLHRNPFQLLVATILSAQCTDERVNMVTETLFKRYRTPVDFARVRQSSLEREIRSTGFFRNKAKNIRAASRILLDQFNGTVPKTMEELLTLPGVARKTANVVLGTAYGIACGVVVDTHVGRLSGRLGLTRQKDPKKIERDLMKIIPRDRWIAFSHQLIWHGRRICQARKPKCLICPLLDVCPTGQKEAIVRGAGGQGGA
- a CDS encoding methyltransferase domain-containing protein, coding for MEQKTILILTIQFGAGHRRVAEAVAKTCEKNFPQWKATVVDVTPCMPYWIRWIYVDLYLLVLKYVPSLWRWIEGVQRKQSHTFPPRLLESTADRLHCQIKGWNIKAIITSEVGVNEIASILKGRYFPDTPLMAVLTDYDADRAWIRNEVDVYCAGSDEVRTELSALGAPAEKIRVTGIPVDEQFFAPSPQRAGMQEETGRPARLKILLAGGGEGLLKVNDLLRALDEIGSPVEVTVLVGRNQKLERTLERITSLKNIQLIIQGWTQEMPRLFHSHDLLISKPGGVTVTEAMAAGLPLLAALPLPGSEVRHCELVEQWGVGLAAPTLESFPIQATRLVRDQALRRSLRERARRIFLDQHVTSIAEVLREFVGSAPSPCKQLQIEFDEWAAAGRGEEMEDHHNQIAQGTIDRMQLAPGDRVLDLGCGIGWASRRMAKMAPQGAVVGIDISSGMIQRATNHPANPEHLNFLVASAEALPVRDGEFDKAFSCEALYYSPDPGLAVREIFRVLRAGGKFFCVVNLFLENPYTHMWVKLLKVKAHLLGRAEYERMFHDAGFEETETILVPDSTPVNEAEFKPGWGLNTPEDLKQYRAIGALLITGKRRR
- a CDS encoding acyl-CoA dehydrogenase family protein, which encodes MSPFKGVDYLEIDSLFSDDELLVRKTVREFVDNELLPIITEHNRNATFPVELVKKMADLGFFGANLEGYGCAGMSNVQYGLIMQELERGDSGLRSFVSVQGALVMFPIYTYGSQEQKSHWLPRLQSGQAIGCFGLTEPDFGSNPSGMRTRARKNGDGYVLNGEKLWITSGSIADVALVWAKVDDEEDEISGFLVEKNRPGFSAYDIHGKFSLRASVTSGLLLQDCRIPAENRLPHARGLKAPLSCLSAARYGIAWGALGAAMDCYDTALRYALGRKQFADKPIASHQLVQEKLVWMISEITKGQLLALQLGRLKDRGRADFAHVSMAKRNNVWMALECARRAREILGAQGIADEYPIFRHMANLESVYTYEGTHDIHTLIIGQRITGIPAYE